The sequence TTTCATACATCGCACTCCTATCAGTTGTTCGTATGTCTATTCTAGCACTGTCATTGTTAAAATAAAAGGAATCTAAAGAATTCAAAAAACGCCACAAACGGATATATTTACATCCATTTGAGACGTTTTCTTTTACTTTATTTTAGCTTAAAGTTGCTGTAATACCTTTATCCTCAGAGAAATTAAGTTTAATCCCCATATTAGGATTTAAGTCAGTTTCTTTCTCTGCCCAGTAACGAATAGCTTGAACTAATGAGAAATGGTCAAGTGATTGAATAACACTGCCCGATTTATTAAGAACATCAGCACCAAAGCCTTGTCGCTCATCATAAGTTAATGATACTTGCATTTCATACATATTAATTTGTTTTTCGTATGAGAAGAAGTCAATTACCGCGTTTGAAATGTTATCTTCATCTAAAACAATACCAGTTTCAGCTTCTGCAGTCGCAGCGCCACCACCCATAGCATTTTGATAATTAGTTTGAACGTCTTGATCACGATCCATTTGGCGACTATCTGAGTATCCACCAGCTGTTGCTTGCGCTTTTTTATTTTGACGTATACGTGAAATAATCATAAATACTAAACGAATAATAATAATAATCGCTAATACATTAATAATCATTCCCAAGATGTTTCCGAAACCACCCATATTTGCTAGCATACCACCAAATAGCATTCCTGCTAAACCTCCGAGCATCATCCCACCTAGGAATCCACCAAAACGACTTTTAGCTTGTGCTTTATTCGCTGTAACAGCTTTATTTGTAGCGGCACGATTTGTATTTGTTCGGTTTGTGTTACTCTTCACACGATTGCTATTAGTGTTATATGAACGATTGCTCGAACGGTATCCACCACCACGCATTTTTGCACTTACAGTTGTAACGGATGTTGTTTTATATTGATCAGGTGTGACAAAGTTAATAGCTTGTGTCCCTACCGGTGACATCATAATAACAACGGCCATCATAATACTTATTAATTTCTTCAAAATCTTCCCCCTCTATTTCTTTGTGTCTGACTTTATTTTACCATCTTTTTATACCTGACTCAAAAGATATGTATCCGTTATCATCAAAAACACAGTTAGTAACTTTTTTCAAATTGTTATTGACTGAATATTCGAAAGAGATTGACTTATTATCTTTTTATAGCTATACTCATATTTATCAAAGTTTAATAAACTAAATAAATTTCTTATCCAGAGTGGTGGAGGGACTGGCCCTATGAAACCCGGCAACCTGTCAATTTAATTTGATGAGGTGCTAAATCCAACACAATCTTCATAGATTGTGATAGATGAGAGAAGTATGTCCACTGCCAACTTCTCTTTTAGAGAAGTTTTTTTTATTATCTTTTTTCAAAACATATCCTAGGGGGAAATCATTATGCATAACATCAAAAAATCAGTAGGCTTTATCTTTATTTTAGTAGCAGTTTTCACTCTAACTGCTTGTGGTAACAGTAGCAAAGCACTTGATGATAAAAGAATTACAGTCGGTGTAACGGGTGGACCCCATGAGCAAATCATGCAAGAAGTTGCTAAAGTTGCTAAAAAAGATGGCGTAACGGTGAAACTTAAAGTATTTAGTGATTACAACACACCCAATACGGCTTTAGATCAAGGGGAATTAGATGCAAATAGTTTCCAAACTTTACCCTTTTTAAAAAACCAAGTTAAATCAAAAGATTTTAAAATAACGGAAGCTTTCAGCACAGTAGCATTTCCACTTGGTATCTACTCAGATAAACTTAAAGATTTAAAAGATCTCAAAAAAGGTGATAAAATCGCTGTTCCTAATGATCCTGC comes from Brochothrix thermosphacta DSM 20171 = FSL F6-1036 and encodes:
- a CDS encoding DUF2653 family protein, translated to MKKLISIMMAVVIMMSPVGTQAINFVTPDQYKTTSVTTVSAKMRGGGYRSSNRSYNTNSNRVKSNTNRTNTNRAATNKAVTANKAQAKSRFGGFLGGMMLGGLAGMLFGGMLANMGGFGNILGMIINVLAIIIIIRLVFMIISRIRQNKKAQATAGGYSDSRQMDRDQDVQTNYQNAMGGGAATAEAETGIVLDEDNISNAVIDFFSYEKQINMYEMQVSLTYDERQGFGADVLNKSGSVIQSLDHFSLVQAIRYWAEKETDLNPNMGIKLNFSEDKGITATLS
- a CDS encoding MetQ/NlpA family ABC transporter substrate-binding protein, with the translated sequence MHNIKKSVGFIFILVAVFTLTACGNSSKALDDKRITVGVTGGPHEQIMQEVAKVAKKDGVTVKLKVFSDYNTPNTALDQGELDANSFQTLPFLKNQVKSKDFKITEAFSTVAFPLGIYSDKLKDLKDLKKGDKIAVPNDPANELRALQLFEKAGIIKLDKNAGENTTKKDVVENKLDLQIVELDAAQIPAQLGEVAVAAINTNFAMGAGLNIKDNAIYHEPLVKNPYPNYFVVRTENKDDAIVAKLKKYYQSDDVKEFIAKQFKGSVVPTW